The Halorhodospira halophila SL1 genomic sequence CTGCGGCACCGGCAGCTCGACCAGCACGGCGGCTGCATCGGCGGCGTGCAGACGGCGGATCAGTCGTTCCAGGGGGCGCCAGGATCCGCGCAGGTAGAGTTTGGTGAAGGTCTCGACCAAGCGGCGTTTGCGTTCATCGTAGACGCCTGGGTCCGCCGGAGCGGCAGCTAAATCGATTTGCACGGCTTCCCCTGGGGCTCCAAATCCTCGAACATCGACCAGTAGGCGTAGGCGTCGAAGATGGCCACGATGCGTAGGATGCGCCCTTGCTCGACCTGCGCCCAGTGGGCCAGGTCGATCTGTTGCTTGTCGGAGAGTTGGATGCAGTAGCGCAGGAAGTGGCAGACATCGGGACCGTCTACAAAGCACTTGACCACCTGCCGCTGCTGGACAATCGACCCGCCGACCATGGCGTGATCCAGCAGGTCTTCGGCCCGAGTGTAGCTGGCGATGGGACTCTCGTAGCGAAACCCCTGCCCGGCGAGGCAGGCGCGCGCGGCCTCGTAATCCCGGTCCTCGAGGGCCTGCAGATAACGCTCGACCGTCG encodes the following:
- a CDS encoding nuclear transport factor 2 family protein — translated: MGTDPKATVERYLQALEDRDYEAARACLAGQGFRYESPIASYTRAEDLLDHAMVGGSIVQQRQVVKCFVDGPDVCHFLRYCIQLSDKQQIDLAHWAQVEQGRILRIVAIFDAYAYWSMFEDLEPQGKPCKSI